Proteins from a single region of Sphingobacteriaceae bacterium:
- a CDS encoding YhfC family glutamic-type intramembrane protease, whose translation MVSTAALVFMVISAAIVFLVPVGLVWAMRRRGAIALRPVAVGAAVFIVSQVLTRIPLLNYLSEQPWFPAAGSVAGVLLLAFSAGLFEETGRLIGFKYFLRKHRRWNDGVAFGLGHGGIEAILLVGTTYIMNILMSLAINGGTFDVAFGQNLGPQAAEIKELLTGTPPVHFLLGGLERLFTLAIHVALSLVVLYGVVRGQARFWLLAILLHGVVNLSVFFIVQPGYGIWLAEGYLLLCAVAALVFIRRSRDSFFGKEELPYPR comes from the coding sequence TTGGTCAGCACTGCAGCCCTCGTCTTCATGGTGATCTCTGCCGCTATCGTCTTTTTGGTCCCCGTGGGACTCGTGTGGGCAATGCGCCGGCGGGGCGCCATCGCCCTGCGCCCGGTGGCGGTGGGTGCGGCGGTGTTCATCGTCAGCCAGGTGCTGACGCGTATCCCATTGCTGAACTATCTAAGCGAGCAGCCTTGGTTTCCGGCCGCCGGCAGTGTGGCCGGCGTGTTGTTGCTGGCCTTCAGCGCCGGCCTCTTTGAAGAAACTGGTCGCCTGATCGGCTTCAAGTACTTCCTGCGGAAGCACCGACGCTGGAACGACGGCGTGGCCTTCGGCCTGGGCCACGGGGGCATTGAGGCCATCCTCCTGGTGGGGACTACCTACATCATGAACATCCTCATGAGCCTGGCCATCAACGGCGGCACCTTCGACGTTGCCTTCGGCCAAAACCTGGGTCCCCAGGCCGCCGAAATAAAAGAACTGTTGACCGGCACGCCGCCCGTCCACTTCCTCCTGGGGGGACTGGAGCGGCTGTTCACCTTGGCCATCCATGTCGCCTTGTCCCTGGTGGTGCTGTACGGAGTGGTTAGGGGGCAGGCCCGCTTCTGGCTGCTGGCCATCCTGCTCCACGGCGTCGTCAATTTGTCGGTGTTTTTCATCGTGCAGCCCGGCTACGGCATCTGGCTGGCCGAAGGATACTTGCTCCTCTGCGCGGTGGCGGCGTTGGTGTTCATCCGCAGATCCCGCGACAGTTTTTTCGGAAAAGAAGAATTGCCATACCCGAGATAA